Proteins from a genomic interval of bacterium:
- a CDS encoding integrase core domain-containing protein gives MTFCIRPSHRCFRYQECGIHGLTDRSRRPYRYANQLPFQVENYILNVKREHASWGARKIRERLTRRFSGIPLPAKSTIHAVLDRHGLVARRGRRRRQAQGTPLSLGHRPNELWCTDYKGEFLLGNHHYCYPLTVTDHASRFLLACEALSSTKETYAFTVFERLFHEHGLPANIRSDNGIPFSSAHALFNLSGLAVWWLRLGIGIERVQPGHPQQNGRHERMHLTLKNEATKPAAANFLQQQARFDTFIDIFNNERPHEALDMKCPAEAYHPSPRPYTGLPDIDYPFHDKTIVVTRCGRICLGTTKINFSQVFAGQAVGMKEVYDDIWLVSFMDYALGYFDLETRVLEPLENPFGPKVLPMS, from the coding sequence ATGACCTTTTGCATCAGACCCTCGCACCGCTGCTTCCGGTATCAGGAATGCGGCATTCATGGGCTCACGGACCGCAGCCGGCGTCCGTATCGCTACGCCAACCAACTGCCCTTTCAAGTCGAGAACTACATTCTCAATGTGAAGCGCGAGCACGCCAGCTGGGGGGCGCGGAAAATTCGCGAGCGCTTGACGCGCCGGTTCTCAGGGATTCCCCTCCCCGCGAAGAGCACGATCCATGCGGTGCTGGATCGCCACGGCCTGGTGGCGCGTCGCGGTCGGAGGCGTCGTCAGGCTCAGGGCACCCCCTTGTCGCTCGGGCACCGCCCGAACGAATTGTGGTGCACCGATTACAAAGGCGAGTTCCTCCTGGGGAATCACCACTACTGCTATCCGCTAACGGTCACCGACCACGCCAGCCGGTTTCTGCTGGCCTGCGAAGCGCTCTCGTCCACCAAAGAAACCTACGCGTTTACGGTGTTTGAGCGGCTGTTTCACGAGCACGGGCTCCCCGCCAACATCCGGAGCGATAACGGCATCCCGTTCTCGTCTGCGCACGCCTTATTTAACTTGAGTGGGCTGGCGGTCTGGTGGTTACGCCTCGGCATTGGCATCGAACGCGTCCAGCCCGGCCATCCCCAACAGAACGGCCGTCATGAACGCATGCACCTCACGTTGAAGAACGAAGCCACCAAGCCCGCCGCGGCCAACTTCCTTCAGCAGCAGGCCCGCTTTGACACATTCATCGACATCTTCAACAACGAACGCCCGCACGAAGCGCTGGATATGAAATGTCCGGCGGAAGCCTACCACCCTTCCCCACGTCCCTATACGGGCTTGCCGGATATCGATTATCCTTTCCACGACAAGACCATCGTGGTCACGCGGTGCGGTCGCATCTGTCTGGGCACCACGAAGATCAACTTCAGCCAGGTCTTTGCGGGACAAGCCGTCGGCATGAAAGAAGTGTATGATGACATCTGGCTGGTCAGCTTTATGGATTATGCCTTGGGATACTTTGATCTGGAGACACGAGTACTCGAACCGCTCGAAAATCCGTTCGGCCCGAAAGTGTTACCCATGTCTTAG
- a CDS encoding sensor domain-containing diguanylate cyclase: MSTRTQERQRAEEALRRESALVRLLEEAATIANEGGTSSEVFRSVLELICRSTGWAVGHVWLVSKQTDGVTLESAQAWYTDEPHRRRLFRQATATLRLAPGEGLPGQVLATGRPTWAAALSEPQDPRCQSLEAAGLKTGCAIPVEAAGQMAAVMEFFSAEIREQDRVFLETIAIAGTQIGRVLEREQRNREAALLDELAELLQTSMTTTEAYAVFERFGPQCFPEAAGTLFIVSPSRDVLEQVSAWGESDGRAATMTPDDCWALRRGHAHFSERAAGVVCPHLGDAPGISLCVPIAAQNESLGLLHLKWTAQSGRNDVHDGVWAARERLAVTLASQIGPAITNLRLRDTLRAQSIRDPLTGLFNRRYMEESLEREIHRSLRRSAGMAVVMLDIDFFKLFNDTYGHEAGDAVLSAFGALLLANSRKEDIACRYGGEEFTLILSEATHKEALDRAEQLRTVAADLHVRHRGEALGSITISVGVAVFPTHGTNGKALLRAADSALYRAKQNGRARVEVAV, encoded by the coding sequence GTGTCGACGCGGACTCAGGAGCGGCAGCGGGCTGAGGAGGCGCTCAGGCGTGAATCCGCGCTGGTGCGATTACTCGAGGAAGCTGCTACCATAGCCAACGAGGGCGGGACGTCCAGCGAAGTGTTCCGATCGGTGCTTGAGCTGATCTGCCGATCCACGGGCTGGGCCGTCGGGCACGTGTGGCTCGTGTCCAAACAGACGGACGGTGTTACGTTGGAGTCCGCGCAAGCCTGGTACACGGACGAGCCCCATCGGCGCCGCCTCTTCCGGCAGGCGACCGCGACGCTACGTCTGGCTCCCGGCGAGGGGCTGCCCGGACAGGTCCTGGCGACCGGCCGGCCGACCTGGGCGGCGGCCTTGAGTGAGCCGCAAGACCCGCGCTGTCAGTCGCTCGAGGCCGCCGGTCTCAAGACCGGGTGCGCGATCCCGGTTGAGGCGGCAGGCCAAATGGCTGCGGTCATGGAGTTCTTCTCGGCCGAAATCAGAGAGCAGGACCGCGTGTTTCTCGAGACGATCGCAATCGCCGGTACGCAGATCGGCCGCGTGCTCGAGCGCGAGCAGCGAAACCGTGAGGCGGCGCTCCTGGACGAACTCGCGGAGCTGCTGCAAACTTCGATGACGACCACGGAGGCGTACGCGGTGTTCGAACGGTTCGGCCCGCAGTGCTTCCCGGAGGCGGCAGGCACGCTCTTCATCGTGAGTCCGTCGCGAGACGTCTTGGAGCAGGTCTCTGCCTGGGGCGAGTCCGACGGTCGGGCGGCGACTATGACGCCGGACGATTGCTGGGCGTTGCGCCGAGGTCATGCTCACTTCAGCGAACGCGCCGCCGGCGTCGTCTGTCCCCACCTCGGCGACGCCCCCGGAATCTCGCTCTGCGTGCCGATCGCGGCGCAGAACGAGAGCCTCGGATTGCTGCATCTAAAATGGACTGCTCAGTCGGGACGCAACGACGTCCACGACGGCGTCTGGGCAGCCCGCGAGCGCTTGGCTGTCACGCTCGCCAGCCAGATCGGACCGGCGATCACCAACCTGCGACTCAGGGACACCCTTCGTGCACAGTCCATCCGGGACCCGCTCACCGGACTGTTCAATCGCCGCTATATGGAAGAGTCGCTCGAGCGCGAGATCCACCGGTCGCTGCGGCGATCCGCCGGCATGGCGGTGGTAATGCTCGATATCGACTTCTTCAAGCTCTTTAATGATACCTACGGGCACGAGGCCGGTGATGCAGTGCTCTCAGCCTTCGGGGCGCTTCTCCTAGCCAATAGCCGCAAGGAGGACATCGCGTGCCGCTACGGTGGTGAAGAGTTCACCCTGATCCTGTCTGAGGCGACACACAAGGAGGCGCTCGACCGCGCCGAACAGCTTCGCACAGTCGCGGCGGACCTTCACGTACGGCACCGGGGCGAGGCGCTTGGCTCCATCACCATTTCCGTCGGCGTCGCTGTGTTCCCCACGCATGGGACGAACGGTAAGGCGCTCCTCCGGGCCGCTGACTCGGCGTTGTACCGCGCCAAGCAGAATGGCCGTGCGCGGGTAGAAGTGGCGGTGTAG
- a CDS encoding nucleoside monophosphate kinase, producing the protein MTESQGRDSSPPGMADPAQRPPTSLVFLGPPGAGKGTLAKVFQARAGLRHISPGDILRQAVRDHTEYGRRALASMRAGDLVPDEIVDAVIQAALLAAEGGGGWVLDGYPRTPAQADILGRFLADRGRRLDAVVHFEIRQDALLRRLTGRRLCPVCGAIYHVDFRPPAVPGRCDLDGAELVSRRDDAPDTALHRFRVFREQTAPLIEHYRQRGLLLPVDAERSPEDVYDAIWESARSRNARGLPSGLT; encoded by the coding sequence ATGACGGAATCGCAGGGACGTGACTCGTCTCCGCCCGGCATGGCCGATCCCGCGCAGCGTCCGCCCACGAGCCTCGTGTTCCTCGGTCCTCCCGGTGCGGGGAAGGGGACGCTCGCCAAGGTATTTCAGGCGCGCGCCGGGCTTCGCCATATCTCGCCGGGCGACATCCTTCGCCAGGCGGTGCGGGACCATACGGAATACGGGCGCCGCGCGCTCGCGTCGATGCGGGCGGGGGACTTGGTGCCCGACGAGATCGTCGATGCAGTGATTCAAGCCGCGCTCCTCGCGGCCGAAGGCGGCGGTGGGTGGGTCCTCGACGGCTACCCACGGACCCCAGCGCAGGCCGACATTCTGGGCCGCTTCCTGGCAGATCGGGGCCGCCGGTTGGACGCCGTGGTGCATTTCGAGATCCGTCAGGACGCGTTACTGCGTCGCCTCACGGGCCGGCGGCTCTGCCCGGTCTGCGGCGCCATCTACCATGTTGACTTCCGACCGCCGGCCGTCCCGGGGCGCTGCGACCTTGACGGCGCGGAATTGGTGTCTCGCCGGGACGACGCGCCAGACACCGCACTTCACCGCTTCCGCGTGTTTCGCGAGCAGACCGCCCCGCTGATCGAGCACTACCGGCAGCGAGGGCTACTGCTGCCCGTGGACGCCGAGCGATCCCCCGAAGACGTCTACGATGCCATTTGGGAGTCCGCGCGATCCCGAAACGCCCGGGGCTTGCCGTCGGGCTTGACGTAG
- a CDS encoding creatininase family protein, whose product MSTSVREAVARQYRYELLTWPEINEAVALKKVVILPVGSTEQHAPHLPLDVDAKLSASVVYEAGRRAPEEILVLPPVAYGYCHHVMDFPGTINIEPSTFVKFLLDITRSVAYHGFKRIIVVNGHGSNHPLVEEVGRQTNLQTDALCVTLSWWQLVGAFWNKELRTSVIPGGCSHACELETSMYLHVDKANVREPLIEGRMPEYTHLPGESEWHYTDLAAPNGPATLVEWTSTYTKTGVIGEADKGTPEKGRRVFDHAVTRTLEMVRWFRTRSAPPRHDHHAVAPTFPLPFGW is encoded by the coding sequence ATGTCCACAAGCGTCCGCGAGGCTGTCGCGCGACAGTACCGGTACGAGCTCCTGACGTGGCCCGAGATCAACGAGGCCGTGGCACTCAAGAAGGTCGTGATCCTCCCGGTCGGCTCCACCGAACAACACGCCCCTCACCTGCCGCTGGACGTCGACGCGAAGCTCAGCGCCTCGGTCGTCTACGAGGCGGGACGGCGCGCCCCGGAGGAGATCCTCGTGCTGCCGCCGGTCGCGTACGGCTACTGCCACCACGTGATGGACTTCCCCGGCACGATCAACATCGAGCCCTCGACGTTCGTCAAGTTCCTGCTCGACATTACGCGCTCGGTCGCCTACCACGGTTTCAAACGCATCATCGTCGTCAACGGCCACGGCTCGAACCACCCGCTGGTCGAGGAGGTGGGCCGACAGACGAACCTCCAGACGGACGCGCTGTGCGTGACGTTGAGCTGGTGGCAACTCGTCGGCGCCTTCTGGAACAAGGAACTGCGTACATCCGTGATCCCGGGCGGGTGCTCGCACGCGTGCGAGCTTGAGACCTCGATGTACCTGCACGTGGACAAGGCGAACGTCCGGGAACCGCTGATCGAGGGGCGCATGCCGGAGTATACGCACCTCCCCGGAGAGAGCGAGTGGCACTACACGGATCTCGCGGCCCCGAACGGGCCTGCGACGCTCGTGGAGTGGACGTCCACGTACACGAAGACCGGCGTGATCGGCGAGGCGGACAAGGGGACGCCGGAGAAGGGTCGCCGCGTGTTCGACCACGCCGTCACGCGGACGCTCGAGATGGTGCGCTGGTTTCGGACGCGCTCGGCGCCGCCGCGCCACGACCACCACGCGGTCGCGCCGACGTTCCCGCTGCCGTTCGGCTGGTAG
- a CDS encoding creatininase family protein, with translation MAKLPYLYEHLTWEEINDAVRAGRVALLPAGMIEDHGPHLPVDADVVIVSAICERAAQLAPDEIVLLPCVRFGYSPHHIDFPGTLTIRWTTFVEYVVDITRSLAHHGFRKILIVNGHGSNRPLLDMAARLTIVERPDVHCAYTSWWDLQDVRDVFNAERESDVTSHACEAETSVYLAVDETRVKMARAAKDATYTRSPHFWGDLAGRKPDPSFKNPVYMTEYWSMDTRNGVKGDPTKGTKAKGQHIIEAGGRELVEICRELRARPVKPRVPHQVQPQQPPWIAKT, from the coding sequence ATGGCGAAACTGCCGTACCTATACGAGCACCTGACGTGGGAAGAGATCAACGACGCCGTGCGGGCGGGACGGGTCGCGCTGCTGCCGGCGGGCATGATCGAGGACCACGGGCCGCACCTGCCCGTGGACGCGGACGTCGTCATCGTCTCGGCGATCTGCGAGCGCGCCGCGCAGCTCGCGCCGGACGAGATTGTGCTGCTGCCGTGCGTCCGATTCGGCTACAGCCCGCACCACATCGACTTCCCGGGCACCCTTACGATCCGTTGGACCACGTTCGTCGAGTACGTCGTGGACATCACGCGGAGTCTCGCGCATCATGGCTTCCGAAAGATCCTGATCGTCAACGGCCACGGCAGCAACCGGCCGCTCCTCGACATGGCGGCGCGCCTGACGATCGTGGAGCGGCCGGACGTGCACTGTGCCTACACGTCCTGGTGGGACCTGCAGGACGTCCGCGACGTCTTCAACGCCGAGCGCGAGTCCGACGTCACGTCCCACGCGTGCGAGGCCGAGACATCCGTGTACCTGGCCGTGGATGAGACGCGGGTCAAGATGGCGCGCGCCGCCAAGGACGCCACGTACACCCGGTCGCCGCACTTCTGGGGCGACCTCGCCGGCCGCAAGCCGGATCCGTCGTTCAAGAACCCCGTCTACATGACGGAGTACTGGAGCATGGACACCCGGAACGGCGTCAAGGGCGACCCGACCAAGGGCACCAAGGCGAAGGGCCAACACATCATCGAGGCCGGCGGCCGGGAGCTCGTCGAGATCTGCCGCGAGCTCCGCGCCCGCCCGGTGAAGCCCCGGGTGCCGCACCAGGTCCAGCCGCAGCAGCCGCCCTGGATCGCGAAGACGTAG
- a CDS encoding ABC transporter permease — MSESHAGPRAAAVAPARDGWGGAKWLRALRRTPAAMIGATLVACVVVIAVTAPLLASHNPVAQIAKPLLAPGAAFLAGTDELGRDELSRLIFGARVSLYVGVLSVAIALGIGGLSGLLAGFYGGWLDNVTMRAMDVLFALPALVLAIAITAVLGPSLTNVMLAIGIVYAPTFARVARGPTLAVAQLPYIEAARAIGASNPAILLRHVVPNISAPLLVQTTVSLSTAILTEAALSFLGLGTQPPIPSWGLMLSDARQYMLIDPWIAVLPGCAIAVTVLGFNLLGDGFRDVLDPRLRTL; from the coding sequence ATGAGTGAAAGCCACGCCGGGCCCCGCGCGGCCGCCGTGGCCCCCGCGCGGGACGGGTGGGGCGGCGCCAAGTGGCTGCGGGCACTGCGCCGGACGCCCGCGGCGATGATCGGCGCGACCCTGGTCGCGTGCGTCGTCGTCATCGCGGTCACGGCGCCCCTGCTTGCGTCGCACAACCCCGTCGCCCAGATCGCCAAGCCGCTGCTCGCGCCGGGCGCAGCGTTTCTCGCGGGCACGGACGAGTTGGGGCGCGATGAGCTGAGCCGGCTCATCTTCGGCGCCCGCGTGTCGTTGTACGTCGGCGTGTTGTCGGTCGCGATCGCGCTCGGGATCGGGGGGCTGTCCGGGTTGCTCGCCGGGTTCTATGGAGGCTGGCTGGACAACGTGACGATGCGGGCGATGGACGTGTTGTTCGCACTCCCGGCGCTGGTGCTGGCGATCGCAATCACCGCGGTGCTCGGACCCAGTCTGACGAACGTCATGCTGGCGATCGGAATCGTGTACGCGCCCACGTTCGCGAGGGTCGCCCGGGGGCCGACCCTCGCGGTCGCGCAGCTCCCCTACATCGAGGCCGCCCGCGCGATCGGCGCGTCCAACCCTGCGATCCTGCTGCGACACGTCGTGCCGAACATCTCGGCGCCGCTGCTGGTGCAGACCACGGTGTCGCTCTCCACCGCGATCCTGACCGAGGCGGCGCTGAGCTTCCTCGGGCTCGGCACGCAGCCGCCGATTCCGTCGTGGGGTCTGATGTTGAGCGACGCCCGACAGTACATGCTGATCGATCCCTGGATCGCCGTGCTGCCCGGATGTGCGATCGCCGTGACCGTGCTCGGCTTCAACCTGTTGGGGGACGGGTTCCGCGACGTGCTCGATCCCAGGCTTCGCACGCTGTAG
- a CDS encoding ABC transporter permease has product MRYLIRRGLWTVAALLGVSVVIFLLVRLLPGTIVDILSGGEGQLNAAQRAAVVHEFGLDRPLPVQYAYWLGSMAQGNFGVSFRSGQPVGELLVSRLPITVELAVLAVVGVAAVGIPLGILASVSRSVRVKTLVQIVGLLGLSVPNFWIAVLLIITASYLFRWLPALIYVPPWAQPWVNLQQMFLPVLSLALGLAAVVVRMTRSSMLEVLGQEYVKVAQAKGVPPMGVLLRHALRNALIPIVTVLGLQMGYLLGGVVITEQIFGLPGLGWMLLNGVYQRDYPVVQGTVMLFALAFIVVNLSVDLIYTYLDPRIRYE; this is encoded by the coding sequence ATGCGGTATCTCATCCGGCGCGGGCTTTGGACAGTGGCCGCTCTGCTTGGCGTCTCGGTCGTCATCTTTCTGCTCGTGCGGCTGCTGCCGGGGACGATCGTCGACATCCTGAGCGGGGGCGAAGGCCAGCTCAACGCCGCGCAACGCGCCGCGGTGGTGCACGAGTTCGGCCTCGACCGGCCGCTCCCGGTCCAGTACGCGTACTGGCTCGGCAGCATGGCGCAGGGCAACTTTGGCGTGTCGTTCCGGTCGGGGCAGCCGGTCGGCGAGCTCCTGGTGTCGCGGCTGCCGATCACCGTTGAACTCGCGGTGCTCGCCGTCGTCGGTGTCGCCGCGGTCGGCATCCCGCTCGGCATCCTGGCGAGCGTCTCACGGAGCGTCCGGGTCAAGACCCTCGTACAGATCGTCGGCCTGCTCGGCCTCTCCGTGCCAAACTTCTGGATCGCGGTGCTCCTGATCATCACGGCGTCCTACCTGTTTCGCTGGCTGCCGGCCCTCATCTATGTGCCGCCGTGGGCGCAGCCGTGGGTGAACCTCCAGCAGATGTTCCTGCCGGTGCTGTCGCTCGCGCTCGGGCTGGCCGCGGTCGTCGTGCGCATGACACGGTCCTCGATGCTCGAGGTGCTCGGACAGGAGTACGTGAAGGTGGCGCAGGCGAAAGGTGTGCCGCCGATGGGCGTGTTGCTGCGCCACGCGCTGCGCAACGCGCTCATCCCGATCGTGACGGTCCTCGGCTTGCAGATGGGGTACCTGCTCGGTGGGGTCGTGATCACCGAGCAGATCTTCGGGCTGCCCGGGTTGGGGTGGATGCTCCTCAACGGGGTGTACCAGCGCGACTACCCGGTGGTCCAGGGCACCGTGATGCTGTTTGCCCTGGCGTTCATCGTGGTGAACCTCAGCGTGGACCTGATCTACACCTACCTCGACCCGCGGATCCGGTATGAGTGA
- a CDS encoding ABC transporter substrate-binding protein yields MARFGSRSQGKLSRRELLAGGLALGGGMAGLDLLGAPWGLTSAGAAAAPKRGGTFVAAQEIDFVSLDPHTDSNFSAAQGFEHIYESLTGYDEKTNVVPSLATKWEIANGGKQYTFHLRPNVKFHNGQPLTADDVKYSMDRVLDPKTASPWLSWFSAIKEIKVVDPMTVQMNLDAPYPDLLGAFAGMRASGIMPKGYAERENLKIKAVGTGPFKLVEYVPQDHITYVRNPDYWDKPLPYFDGMTFKVLTEENARLAALRAGQVQYATLSAQGVAQLQNAPGITVMKAPNAWVALHYINVSKKPLDDARVRRALRMAVDTSEVIQKATYGAAVPSGPIPTGYGDWSLDPKTLPYLKPDLDGAKKLLAEAGFPNGGFTVELSCSPQYPEFVASTLIVQDAARKLNVTANVVQMEWGAFVAAHNQEIATGGKQGGTVFASANTFRPGPDGYIYPYFSSKGTINDGGYRNPKLDPLMDEARAISNHDQRRSLYVQIQRTLLDESPNWWWYAKINIEALSSKVQGYAQSFTGRRFLLKKAWIAS; encoded by the coding sequence ATGGCACGATTCGGATCACGCTCGCAGGGGAAGTTGAGCCGGCGCGAGCTCCTGGCAGGGGGCCTCGCGCTCGGCGGAGGGATGGCCGGGCTCGACCTGCTCGGCGCGCCGTGGGGTCTGACGTCGGCCGGGGCGGCGGCGGCACCGAAGCGCGGGGGAACGTTCGTGGCCGCGCAGGAGATCGATTTCGTCAGTCTGGACCCGCACACGGACTCGAACTTCTCCGCTGCGCAGGGGTTCGAGCACATCTACGAGAGCCTGACCGGCTACGACGAGAAGACGAACGTCGTTCCGTCGCTGGCCACGAAGTGGGAGATCGCGAACGGCGGCAAGCAGTACACGTTCCACCTGCGGCCCAACGTGAAGTTCCACAACGGCCAGCCGCTGACCGCGGACGACGTCAAGTACAGCATGGACCGCGTTCTGGATCCGAAGACCGCTTCGCCGTGGCTCTCCTGGTTCTCCGCGATCAAGGAGATCAAGGTCGTCGATCCGATGACCGTGCAGATGAACCTCGACGCCCCGTACCCGGATCTGCTGGGCGCGTTCGCCGGCATGCGCGCCTCCGGGATCATGCCGAAGGGGTACGCCGAACGGGAAAACTTGAAGATCAAGGCGGTCGGGACCGGCCCGTTCAAGTTGGTCGAGTACGTGCCACAAGATCACATCACGTACGTGCGGAATCCGGACTACTGGGACAAGCCGCTGCCCTATTTTGACGGCATGACCTTCAAGGTCCTCACGGAGGAGAACGCGCGGCTCGCGGCCCTCCGCGCCGGCCAAGTCCAGTACGCCACGTTGAGCGCGCAGGGTGTCGCGCAGCTCCAGAACGCGCCCGGGATCACCGTCATGAAGGCGCCAAACGCCTGGGTGGCGCTGCACTACATCAACGTCAGCAAGAAACCGCTCGACGACGCCCGTGTGCGCAGAGCGCTCCGGATGGCGGTGGACACGAGCGAGGTGATCCAGAAGGCCACGTACGGGGCGGCGGTCCCCTCGGGCCCGATCCCGACCGGGTACGGCGATTGGTCACTCGATCCGAAGACGCTGCCCTACCTCAAGCCGGACCTCGACGGCGCGAAGAAACTGCTCGCCGAGGCGGGCTTCCCGAACGGCGGCTTCACGGTCGAGCTGAGCTGTTCGCCGCAGTACCCCGAGTTCGTGGCGAGCACGCTGATCGTCCAGGACGCGGCGCGCAAGCTCAATGTGACCGCGAACGTCGTGCAGATGGAATGGGGCGCGTTCGTGGCGGCGCACAACCAGGAGATCGCAACGGGCGGGAAGCAAGGCGGAACCGTCTTCGCGTCCGCCAACACGTTCCGGCCTGGCCCGGACGGGTACATCTACCCGTACTTCTCCTCCAAGGGCACGATTAACGACGGCGGCTATCGGAACCCCAAGCTCGACCCGTTGATGGACGAGGCGCGCGCGATTTCGAACCACGATCAGCGCCGGAGCCTGTACGTGCAGATCCAGCGCACGCTGCTCGACGAGTCGCCGAACTGGTGGTGGTACGCGAAGATCAACATCGAAGCGCTGTCGTCGAAGGTCCAAGGGTACGCGCAGTCGTTCACCGGCCGTCGGTTCCTTCTCAAGAAGGCCTGGATCGCCAGTTGA
- a CDS encoding amidohydrolase/deacetylase family metallohydrolase, translating to MTNQGNMLLRGGRAMHLDGVPHGEVVDIGIERDGTVGLAGRWDGRRPFDRVVALNGAWISPAWIDLHVHCYYGGTWLSLRPGRVGPARGVGLVVDCGSAGEANFAGFKEFLIDPSPFPILAYLNISTIGLVAANRVSELIGDAVLDPARTAQVAEAHRGLIKGIKIRASDQVVGEWGMTPVRVAKTVARAVRLPLVVHIGEAPPTLDEIFGVLEPGDMITHCFTGKLTNAIDRQPPHFRRMRELVQAGVWIDVGHGQGSFHYGTARFAIAHGLLPTTISTDLHIGNAAGPVWDMATTMSKMLTVGMTVEDVVARSTTAPARFLGLEGWGGCTAGAPARFTVFDLADGAEALPDSYGNLETIRRFFEPRHTVLGTTVWEAARDTDRGHGSVSINSGDPVPAGRRGG from the coding sequence GTGACGAACCAGGGGAACATGCTGCTGCGCGGCGGCCGGGCGATGCACCTCGACGGGGTGCCGCACGGCGAAGTGGTGGACATCGGGATCGAGCGCGACGGGACGGTCGGCCTGGCGGGCCGGTGGGACGGCCGGCGCCCGTTCGACCGGGTGGTGGCGCTCAACGGTGCCTGGATTTCGCCCGCGTGGATCGACCTGCACGTCCACTGCTACTACGGCGGCACCTGGCTGTCGCTCCGCCCGGGCCGGGTCGGACCGGCCCGCGGCGTCGGGCTCGTCGTCGACTGCGGGAGCGCCGGCGAAGCGAACTTCGCAGGGTTCAAGGAGTTCCTGATCGATCCCTCGCCGTTTCCGATCCTCGCGTACCTCAACATCAGCACGATCGGCCTGGTCGCCGCGAACCGGGTCAGCGAGTTGATCGGCGACGCGGTGCTCGACCCCGCGCGCACGGCGCAGGTCGCGGAGGCCCATCGGGGCCTCATCAAGGGCATCAAGATCCGGGCGAGCGACCAGGTCGTCGGCGAGTGGGGGATGACTCCCGTGCGGGTGGCGAAGACGGTGGCGCGGGCCGTTCGGCTGCCGCTCGTCGTGCATATCGGCGAGGCGCCGCCGACGCTCGATGAGATCTTCGGCGTGCTGGAACCGGGCGACATGATCACCCACTGCTTCACGGGCAAGCTCACGAACGCGATCGACCGTCAGCCGCCCCACTTCCGTCGGATGCGCGAGCTGGTGCAGGCGGGCGTCTGGATCGACGTGGGGCACGGACAGGGGAGCTTCCACTACGGGACGGCGCGGTTTGCGATCGCGCACGGGCTCCTGCCGACGACGATCAGCACGGACCTCCATATCGGCAACGCGGCCGGTCCGGTGTGGGACATGGCGACGACGATGAGCAAAATGCTCACCGTGGGCATGACGGTCGAGGATGTCGTTGCGCGTTCGACGACCGCGCCGGCGCGGTTTCTCGGACTCGAGGGGTGGGGCGGCTGCACCGCCGGGGCCCCGGCGCGGTTCACGGTGTTCGACCTCGCAGACGGCGCGGAGGCGCTCCCGGACTCCTACGGCAACCTGGAGACGATCCGGCGGTTCTTCGAACCACGGCACACGGTCCTCGGAACGACGGTGTGGGAGGCGGCGCGAGACACCGATCGCGGGCACGGCAGCGTGTCGATCAATTCGGGCGATCCCGTCCCGGCCGGGCGGCGAGGAGGGTAG
- a CDS encoding ABC transporter permease — protein sequence MVTARAGRGARPNIGSLLWRMVVRRRVIGVGVVVLGVIAVAAILAPVLSPYDPSALNVPDRLLGPARGHPFGTDEFGRDILSRTLYGARLSLTVGLVVTAVATAAGIVVGLVAGTNPRADRILMRVMDGVMAFPDILLAIALMASLGPSARNVVLALSFVYTPRVARVVRGAVLVIASQEYVEAARAVGARGVRILARHILVNSASPVIVQATFITAYAMLGEAALSFLGVGIPPQIATWGGIISQGQVYLRQAPWISIFPGAAIVLSVLSLNLLGDGLRDFLDPRLRYS from the coding sequence ATGGTGACGGCACGCGCCGGCCGGGGGGCGCGCCCAAACATCGGATCGCTCCTGTGGCGGATGGTCGTCCGCCGGCGGGTCATCGGGGTCGGGGTGGTGGTGCTCGGGGTGATCGCGGTCGCCGCGATCCTGGCGCCCGTGTTGTCCCCGTACGACCCCTCTGCGCTGAACGTGCCGGACCGTCTGCTGGGCCCGGCGCGGGGGCATCCGTTTGGGACCGACGAGTTCGGCCGCGACATCCTGAGCCGGACGCTCTACGGCGCCCGGCTGTCGCTGACGGTGGGCCTCGTCGTGACCGCGGTCGCGACCGCGGCCGGGATCGTGGTCGGGCTCGTCGCCGGGACGAACCCGCGTGCGGACCGGATCCTGATGCGGGTGATGGACGGCGTCATGGCGTTTCCGGACATCCTGCTGGCGATCGCGCTCATGGCGTCGCTCGGTCCGAGCGCCCGGAACGTCGTCCTGGCGCTGAGCTTCGTCTACACGCCGCGCGTCGCCAGAGTCGTGCGAGGCGCCGTGCTCGTGATCGCGTCCCAGGAGTACGTGGAGGCGGCGCGCGCGGTCGGGGCGCGCGGGGTCCGCATCCTCGCGCGGCACATCCTCGTCAACAGCGCGTCGCCGGTGATCGTGCAGGCGACGTTCATCACGGCGTACGCGATGCTCGGCGAGGCGGCGCTGAGCTTCCTCGGGGTGGGGATCCCGCCGCAGATCGCAACGTGGGGCGGCATCATCAGCCAGGGCCAGGTGTATCTCCGGCAGGCTCCGTGGATCAGCATCTTTCCGGGCGCGGCGATCGTCCTGAGCGTGCTCAGCCTTAACCTGCTCGGCGACGGGCTCCGCGACTTTCTCGACCCGCGCCTCCGGTACTCGTAG